Proteins from a single region of Haloarcula laminariae:
- a CDS encoding UvrD-helicase domain-containing protein produces the protein MSEPTPNPEQQKLIENTDGIYVVDAGAGTGKTFAITHRYAEIVDQPSVEPEDVLLVTFTRSAATEMKERIVDQSTYSLRELADGSIQTFHSHCFDILQEHGYRAPTHLGIDERITGSTRIIEDELVENELFREFIDQFRDNHPEYADVFRAMSDPLELLGVISELASKGVFPTTDGWYRDGEAALDGDFAAFESLFDDVNQPRNGGSKQSRLRKKLNGYGRNKTYLPDAPAKAELRGDSTKQVPARVAKRVFDEDREELKAFVHDIYVKYLEFALSRNYLTFGFLQLFAFVLLCEDDSLRDRAAFEYVMVDEFQDTSEIQFKLALLLAGTDNICVVGDWKQSIYSFQYADVENILNFEIRIERFTDDLNGDRERIALETDEIERIELTENYRSTQTVLDFSEEALVTPATKRDDVDDSIRGDIASLSSNASFDNTTIEGIQHPDEHESILSTIQNVVGNEEYAVEDDDGNRREPTFGDIAVLTRTRDFGRELLTVADEYDFPMAYDGGIELFRTDQAKLLLAWLRILEADADRGWAVVLEEAGYTLDEIDEILETGEYPANMTAFRDNLAERAAVGAVARAVFDRYGFTGEYADVILYTIQSVHESSTFTRGDLIRFIERGIENGSTHDVFTSAGVDSVTVQTIHSAKGLEYPIVILANMNSGKFPPNGGGSGVVQYTEPVGLRQRKQYSTVAEHPHVYDNWRHDVIRHCLSRDYDEERRLLYVAITRAESHVLFTGGEDPNTFFEELPCSTREGDTTIEAVEQTQTAQTQLPFSIVTPDGPTSHTPHTLMDDEVFAADTGDAESVEFRGREFGSRVHDFAEAYALGEAVTTTTDDTDDEAHVKAFLDSLSGDLHVEERAVLPLEIDGERVTISGIVDLVHETPSEIDIVDYKTDRTKRAEAEYRKQLSAYYHVLSECYPEKNVTASIFYTVDGQREFIDPLSRDQLQDLVRNAET, from the coding sequence ACACTGACGGTATCTACGTTGTTGATGCGGGTGCCGGGACGGGGAAAACGTTCGCTATTACGCACCGGTATGCAGAGATCGTCGATCAACCTTCGGTGGAACCCGAAGATGTCCTGCTCGTAACGTTCACGCGGAGCGCCGCGACGGAAATGAAAGAACGCATTGTGGACCAGTCCACGTACTCCCTGCGTGAACTCGCGGACGGCTCGATCCAAACGTTCCACTCACACTGTTTCGACATTCTCCAAGAGCACGGGTATCGGGCCCCGACACACCTCGGCATCGACGAGCGGATTACTGGCTCAACGCGCATCATTGAGGATGAGCTCGTCGAGAACGAACTGTTCCGTGAGTTCATCGACCAGTTCCGTGACAACCACCCCGAGTACGCGGACGTGTTCCGTGCAATGTCGGATCCACTCGAACTCCTTGGCGTCATTTCGGAGCTTGCGTCGAAAGGCGTCTTCCCGACTACCGACGGCTGGTATCGGGATGGCGAAGCTGCACTCGACGGTGACTTCGCCGCGTTCGAATCCTTATTCGATGACGTCAACCAGCCACGTAATGGTGGGAGCAAACAGTCCCGACTCCGGAAGAAACTGAACGGCTATGGCCGCAACAAGACGTACTTGCCCGATGCACCGGCCAAGGCGGAGTTGCGAGGTGACTCGACGAAGCAAGTACCGGCGCGTGTCGCCAAGCGAGTGTTTGATGAGGACCGCGAGGAACTCAAAGCGTTCGTTCACGATATCTACGTCAAGTACCTTGAATTCGCGTTGAGTCGGAATTATTTGACGTTCGGGTTCCTACAATTGTTCGCGTTCGTCCTGTTGTGTGAGGATGACTCGCTTCGGGACCGTGCTGCGTTTGAGTACGTGATGGTTGACGAGTTCCAGGACACCAGTGAGATTCAATTCAAGCTCGCGCTCCTGCTGGCTGGCACTGACAACATCTGCGTTGTCGGGGACTGGAAGCAGAGCATTTACTCGTTCCAGTATGCTGACGTTGAGAACATCCTCAACTTCGAAATACGGATTGAACGGTTTACCGACGACCTCAACGGGGACCGTGAACGTATCGCGTTAGAGACTGACGAGATTGAACGAATCGAGTTGACCGAGAACTACCGGTCGACACAAACGGTTCTCGACTTCTCCGAGGAAGCGCTCGTCACCCCGGCGACCAAGAGAGATGATGTCGATGACTCGATCCGTGGGGATATCGCCTCACTGTCTTCGAACGCCTCGTTCGATAACACGACAATCGAAGGGATTCAGCATCCTGATGAACACGAATCCATCCTCTCGACGATTCAAAATGTCGTCGGGAATGAGGAGTATGCTGTCGAAGACGATGATGGGAATCGACGGGAACCAACGTTCGGTGACATTGCGGTTCTTACCCGGACCCGTGATTTCGGCCGGGAACTACTGACCGTCGCTGACGAGTACGACTTCCCAATGGCATACGACGGCGGGATTGAATTGTTCAGAACCGATCAGGCAAAACTACTGCTTGCCTGGCTTCGGATCCTTGAGGCAGACGCTGACAGGGGATGGGCGGTTGTACTCGAAGAAGCAGGGTACACGCTCGACGAAATCGACGAGATCCTTGAGACGGGCGAGTACCCCGCTAACATGACTGCGTTCCGCGATAACCTCGCCGAACGGGCCGCAGTCGGAGCTGTTGCCAGAGCGGTGTTCGACCGGTACGGGTTCACTGGTGAGTACGCCGATGTTATCTTGTATACGATACAGTCAGTACACGAATCTTCGACGTTTACCCGCGGTGACCTCATCCGGTTCATCGAACGCGGTATCGAGAACGGTAGCACACACGACGTGTTCACCAGTGCCGGTGTCGACTCAGTCACAGTCCAGACCATCCACTCCGCGAAAGGACTCGAATATCCGATTGTGATCCTGGCGAACATGAACAGTGGCAAATTCCCGCCAAACGGTGGTGGATCCGGTGTTGTACAGTACACCGAGCCGGTTGGACTCCGGCAACGCAAGCAGTACTCTACCGTGGCCGAGCACCCGCACGTCTACGATAATTGGCGGCATGACGTCATCCGTCACTGCCTGTCGCGTGATTACGATGAGGAGCGGCGTCTCCTATACGTGGCCATAACGCGAGCTGAGAGTCACGTCCTGTTCACTGGTGGGGAAGATCCGAACACGTTCTTCGAGGAACTCCCATGCTCTACAAGAGAGGGGGACACGACAATCGAAGCCGTCGAGCAAACACAAACAGCGCAAACGCAACTCCCGTTCTCGATTGTCACACCGGATGGCCCGACGAGCCATACGCCGCACACGCTTATGGACGATGAAGTGTTCGCTGCCGACACGGGCGACGCCGAATCAGTCGAGTTCCGTGGTCGGGAGTTCGGCTCCCGCGTCCACGACTTCGCCGAGGCCTACGCACTCGGCGAGGCTGTCACAACGACGACTGACGACACCGACGACGAGGCACACGTCAAAGCGTTCCTCGACAGCCTCTCAGGCGACCTGCACGTCGAGGAACGCGCCGTGCTTCCCTTGGAAATCGACGGCGAGCGCGTCACGATTTCAGGCATCGTGGATCTCGTCCACGAAACACCATCTGAAATCGACATCGTTGATTACAAAACTGATCGGACAAAGCGCGCCGAAGCCGAGTATCGAAAACAACTCAGCGCGTACTATCACGTCCTGTCTGAGTGTTACCCGGAGAAGAACGTCACCGCGAGCATCTTCTATACCGTCGACGGGCAGCGAGAATTCATCGACCCGCTATCACGTGATCAACTCCAGGACCTCGTGAGGAACGCAGAGACGTAA